Proteins encoded in a region of the Streptomyces sp. NBC_00258 genome:
- a CDS encoding pyridoxamine 5'-phosphate oxidase family protein, producing the protein MVELGRDKALKLLAGTPVGRAVVSHQAQPTIRPVNHLVEVNGEIVIRTHAGAALLGRAARSEEVAYEADTLDPVTRTGWSVVVTGAANLVSDPAELARYLTQLTPWTDTEMDHVVRIRADVVTGYRLVGGDACF; encoded by the coding sequence ATGGTCGAGCTGGGCCGGGACAAGGCACTGAAACTGCTGGCCGGGACGCCAGTGGGACGGGCGGTGGTCTCCCATCAGGCGCAGCCGACGATCCGCCCGGTCAATCATCTCGTGGAGGTGAACGGCGAAATCGTCATCCGTACGCACGCCGGGGCCGCGTTGCTCGGCCGTGCGGCGCGGTCGGAGGAGGTTGCCTACGAGGCGGACACCCTTGACCCAGTGACCCGGACTGGCTGGAGCGTAGTCGTCACCGGCGCCGCCAACCTTGTATCGGACCCCGCCGAACTCGCCCGCTACCTGACACAGCTCACGCCTTGGACCGACACGGAAATGGACCACGTGGTGCGGATCAGGGCCGACGTCGTGACCGGGTACCGGCTGGTCGGCGGCGACGCGTGTTTCTGA
- a CDS encoding DUF6126 family protein, whose translation MEDKRGKGKEKDREAWIERGVAIRAGFYIFGTHLFAGFVWLLFYLGEHANK comes from the coding sequence CTGGAAGACAAGCGAGGCAAAGGCAAGGAGAAGGACAGGGAGGCCTGGATCGAGCGCGGTGTGGCGATCCGGGCGGGCTTCTACATCTTCGGCACGCATCTGTTCGCCGGGTTCGTGTGGCTCCTCTTCTACCTCGGCGAACACGCCAACAAGTAG
- a CDS encoding IS5 family transposase (programmed frameshift): protein MDQTVVGPGVPLTDAQWARIEPLLPDRTPKRGGRWRDHREVIDAIAFKFQTGTQWVHLPEKYGNWRGVYNRLRMWAVDGTWERVFTALMAQADADEDLNWAVSLDSTIVRAHQHAAGARKKGPRPASRDHAIGRSRGGLTTKIHLAADGRCRPLAFVLTAGQAGDAPAFTDVMSRLRVPRPFGRPRTRPDLVLGDKAYSSRAIRDHLRRRGIRAVIPERADQQANRRQRGQAGGRPPAFDREAYKQRNTVERCINRLKQWRGIATRYEKTATIYLAGLHIAGIFLWSAR from the exons TTGGATCAGACGGTCGTTGGTCCGGGTGTGCCGTTGACTGATGCGCAGTGGGCGCGGATCGAGCCGTTACTCCCGGACCGGACGCCGAAGCGGGGTGGCCGCTGGCGGGACCATCGTGAGGTGATCGACGCGATCGCCTTCAAGTTCCAGACCGGTACGCAGTGGGTGCACCTGCCGGAGAAGTACGGCAACTGGCGGGGCGTCTACAACCGGCTGCGGATGTGGGCCGTCGACGGCACCTGGGAGCGGGTGTTCACCGCACTGATGGCCCAGGCCGACGCGGACGAGGACCTCAACTGGGCCGTCTCGCTCGACTCGACCATCGTGCGCGCACACCAGCACGCGGCCGGAGCCCGCAAAAAGGGGCCCCGGCCGGCGAGCCGG GATCACGCCATCGGCCGGTCCCGCGGCGGACTGACCACAAAGATCCATCTCGCGGCCGACGGCCGGTGCCGACCACTGGCGTTCGTCCTCACCGCCGGTCAGGCCGGCGACGCACCCGCCTTCACGGACGTCATGTCCCGCCTGCGCGTTCCCCGCCCTTTTGGACGGCCCCGCACCAGGCCGGACCTGGTCCTGGGCGACAAGGCCTACTCCTCCCGCGCGATCCGCGACCACCTGCGCAGACGCGGCATCCGCGCGGTGATTCCGGAACGCGCCGACCAGCAGGCCAACCGGCGGCAGCGCGGACAGGCGGGCGGCAGACCGCCGGCCTTCGACCGCGAGGCATACAAGCAGCGCAACACCGTCGAGCGGTGCATCAACCGCCTGAAGCAGTGGCGCGGCATCGCCACCCGCTACGAGAAGACCGCGACCATCTACCTCGCCGGACTTCACATCGCGGGCATCTTCCTCTGGTCCGCCCGCTGA
- a CDS encoding IS110 family transposase, whose translation MNDSDDIGVFLGLDVGKSAHHGHGLTPAGKKVFDKQLPNTEPKLRDVFDKLKAKFGTVLVIVDQPASIGALPLTVARDTGCKVAYLPGLAMRRIADLYPGEAKTDAKDAAVIADAARTMPHTLRSLELTDEITAELTVLVGFDQDLAAEATRTSNRIRGLLTQFHPSLERVLGPRLDHQAVTWLLERYGSPAALRKAGRRRLVEVIRPKAPRMATRLIDDVFDALDEQTVVVPGTGTLDIVIPSLARSLGSVHEQRRATEVQITALLEDHPLSKVLTSLPGVGVRTAATLLVTVGDGTSFPTAAHLASYAGLAPTTKSSGTSIHGEHAPRGGNRQLKRAMFLSAFAALHDPASRTYYNRCRTRGKTHTQALLRLARQRINVLFAMLRDGTFYEPRTPRLT comes from the coding sequence TTGAACGACAGCGACGACATAGGCGTCTTCCTCGGCCTGGATGTCGGCAAGAGCGCCCACCACGGCCACGGCCTCACCCCGGCCGGCAAGAAGGTCTTCGACAAGCAACTGCCCAACACCGAACCGAAGCTGCGGGACGTCTTCGACAAGCTGAAGGCCAAGTTCGGCACCGTCCTGGTGATCGTGGACCAGCCGGCCTCCATCGGAGCTCTGCCTCTGACCGTCGCCCGGGACACCGGCTGCAAGGTCGCCTACCTGCCCGGCCTGGCGATGCGGCGAATCGCCGACCTCTACCCCGGCGAGGCAAAAACCGACGCGAAGGACGCCGCGGTGATCGCAGACGCGGCCCGCACCATGCCCCACACCCTGCGCTCGCTGGAGCTGACCGACGAGATCACCGCCGAGCTGACCGTGCTCGTCGGCTTCGACCAGGACCTGGCAGCCGAGGCCACCCGCACCTCCAACCGGATCCGCGGCCTGCTCACCCAGTTCCACCCGTCGCTGGAACGCGTCCTCGGACCGCGCCTGGACCACCAGGCCGTCACCTGGCTGCTGGAACGCTACGGATCCCCGGCCGCGCTGCGAAAGGCCGGACGCCGCAGGCTGGTCGAGGTGATCCGCCCCAAGGCCCCGCGCATGGCGACACGGCTGATCGACGATGTCTTCGACGCACTCGACGAGCAGACCGTCGTCGTTCCCGGCACCGGCACGCTCGACATCGTGATCCCGTCGCTGGCCCGCTCGCTCGGCTCCGTCCACGAACAACGCCGGGCGACGGAAGTCCAGATCACGGCCCTGCTGGAGGATCACCCTCTTTCGAAGGTCCTGACGTCGCTGCCCGGCGTCGGCGTCAGGACCGCCGCCACACTGCTGGTCACCGTCGGCGACGGCACCAGCTTCCCCACCGCCGCCCACCTCGCCTCCTACGCCGGCCTCGCCCCGACCACGAAGTCGTCGGGCACCTCGATCCACGGCGAACACGCCCCCAGAGGCGGCAACCGGCAGCTCAAACGCGCCATGTTCCTGTCCGCGTTCGCCGCCCTGCACGACCCCGCCTCCCGCACCTACTACAACCGCTGCCGAACCCGCGGGAAGACCCACACGCAAGCCCTCCTCCGGCTCGCCCGACAACGCATCAACGTGCTGTTCGCAATGCTCCGCGACGGCACCTTCTACGAACCCAGAACCCCACGCCTCACTTGA
- a CDS encoding Rv1733c family protein has protein sequence MAKTRRARWRRNPLKRRSDIVEAWVVLAGWVLALVGSLLAGLVTADSVERAADRQRVDRRAISAILAEDAEGKSSPWAVSDHRVRTKVHWTAPDGSTRTDEARVAPETPAGNRVTVWVDKGGSLVIEPMTDEEADIQAAFGGVLAAMGAGAAVSGAVWMVRRCLDLRRIQQWAAEWERIDTRRGWKTG, from the coding sequence ATGGCCAAGACACGGCGTGCGCGATGGCGGCGCAATCCGCTCAAGCGACGCAGCGACATCGTCGAGGCCTGGGTCGTGCTCGCCGGGTGGGTACTCGCCCTCGTGGGCAGCTTGCTCGCAGGCTTGGTGACTGCGGACTCGGTCGAGCGCGCCGCCGACCGGCAGCGGGTGGACAGGCGCGCGATCTCGGCGATTCTTGCCGAAGACGCGGAGGGTAAAAGTTCTCCTTGGGCGGTGAGCGACCACCGGGTGCGGACCAAAGTCCACTGGACCGCGCCGGACGGTTCGACACGAACGGATGAGGCCAGGGTGGCGCCCGAGACCCCGGCCGGAAACCGGGTCACAGTATGGGTCGACAAGGGCGGCAGCCTTGTGATCGAGCCCATGACCGACGAGGAGGCGGACATCCAGGCGGCTTTTGGAGGCGTGCTGGCTGCGATGGGCGCGGGTGCGGCCGTGTCGGGCGCCGTTTGGATGGTGCGCCGGTGCTTGGACCTACGGCGTATACAGCAGTGGGCCGCGGAGTGGGAGCGGATCGACACGCGGCGGGGGTGGAAGACCGGCTGA
- a CDS encoding low temperature requirement protein A — protein MSQSTHTFTAWYRPMLARHAGEEHRAASALELFFDLCFVAAVAQASSAFEHEMVSGHSGRGLLGYALVFFAIWWAWMNFTWFAAAYDTDDVPYRLLTLIQIIGALIVAAGAAEALEHRDFTVITWGYVVMRLAMVSQWLRAACTDRERRRTALRYAVGILVLQIGWLVRLALPVDGGTATFAVLAALELAVPVWAERAEGTTWHPQHIAERYGLFTLIVLGESVMAASLAVGTALDTHNNLGSILPIALGGLLTVFALWWMYFAQDAPRRLRTQKTAMLWGYGHYVVFAAAAAVGAALAVNVAHVTTGSRTLTNVQAAAVYTVPVALFVTCVWLLHRRAAQLSTAANVLPPVAALAILSSTVTPFPVLGTGIITSLLIAGSLVLVRHEGSDA, from the coding sequence ATGAGTCAGTCCACGCACACGTTCACCGCCTGGTACCGGCCGATGCTCGCCCGCCATGCTGGTGAGGAGCATCGTGCCGCCAGCGCGCTGGAGTTGTTCTTCGACCTCTGCTTTGTTGCCGCTGTCGCCCAGGCGTCGTCGGCATTCGAGCATGAGATGGTCTCGGGCCATTCGGGGCGTGGTCTGCTGGGATACGCGCTCGTGTTCTTCGCGATCTGGTGGGCCTGGATGAACTTCACCTGGTTCGCGGCGGCTTATGACACGGATGATGTCCCGTACCGTCTTCTGACGCTGATTCAGATCATCGGTGCCCTGATCGTGGCTGCGGGAGCCGCTGAGGCCCTGGAGCACCGGGACTTCACCGTCATCACCTGGGGCTACGTGGTGATGCGGCTGGCCATGGTCAGTCAGTGGCTGCGCGCCGCCTGCACGGACCGGGAACGCCGGCGCACCGCGCTGCGGTACGCCGTGGGCATCCTGGTCCTGCAGATCGGCTGGCTGGTGCGGCTGGCTCTGCCGGTCGACGGCGGGACAGCCACGTTCGCCGTCCTCGCCGCCTTGGAACTCGCTGTGCCGGTCTGGGCCGAGCGTGCCGAGGGCACCACCTGGCATCCACAGCACATAGCCGAGCGCTACGGTCTGTTCACTTTGATCGTGCTCGGCGAGTCCGTCATGGCCGCCAGCCTCGCCGTCGGTACCGCTCTGGACACCCACAACAACCTCGGCTCCATCCTGCCCATCGCGCTGGGCGGGCTGCTGACCGTCTTCGCGCTGTGGTGGATGTACTTCGCTCAGGACGCGCCGCGCCGTCTCAGGACACAGAAGACGGCGATGCTGTGGGGCTACGGGCACTACGTCGTTTTCGCCGCCGCGGCTGCTGTCGGCGCGGCGCTCGCGGTCAACGTCGCCCACGTCACCACCGGCAGCCGTACGCTCACCAACGTCCAAGCCGCGGCTGTCTACACGGTGCCCGTCGCCCTCTTCGTCACCTGTGTGTGGCTGCTGCACCGACGGGCCGCCCAGTTGTCCACGGCGGCCAACGTTCTTCCGCCTGTCGCGGCTCTGGCCATCCTCTCCTCGACGGTCACACCCTTCCCCGTACTGGGCACCGGCATCATCACTTCCCTGCTCATCGCGGGCTCGCTCGTCCTCGTGCGGCACGAAGGTTCCGACGCCTGA
- a CDS encoding ferritin-like domain-containing protein produces the protein MPQDQSTTLAAAATTGIATLEDLRRHLQWAIEIEHSTLPPYLTALYSLDPERNADVAQLISGVFVEEMIHLALVANLLNAVGGEPRLDTPQMLPPHPRTMPHADPAIELSLLPFGKEALGMFLRLEQPAHPGDPAEGDNYETIGQFYDAVEKGLRDLCAELGEERVFTGDPARQVFGGPFAHTAGHLAPVTDLNTALAALEEIVEQGEGAARADVWDGDKDLFHPGTKAVSHYYRFQELAVGRRYQPGDTPESGPTGDPVTVDLAGVRPVRPNQRLADHPEGSAIRTAQETFNQTYCKMLQMLEQAFNGNPAMLGMSVGTMYAAKGQAQSLMAMQDDDGLAAGPTFEYIAPEDRV, from the coding sequence ATGCCTCAGGACCAGTCCACCACGCTCGCCGCCGCTGCGACGACCGGCATCGCGACCTTGGAAGACCTACGCAGGCACCTGCAGTGGGCGATCGAGATCGAGCACTCCACACTGCCGCCGTACCTGACGGCGCTCTACTCCCTCGACCCCGAACGCAACGCGGACGTCGCCCAGTTGATCAGCGGCGTGTTCGTCGAGGAGATGATCCATCTCGCCCTGGTCGCGAACCTGTTGAACGCGGTCGGCGGCGAACCCCGCCTGGACACACCGCAGATGCTGCCGCCGCATCCGCGGACCATGCCGCACGCCGACCCTGCCATCGAGCTGTCGCTCCTGCCGTTCGGCAAGGAAGCCCTCGGCATGTTCCTCCGCCTCGAACAGCCCGCGCACCCCGGAGACCCGGCGGAAGGCGACAACTACGAGACGATCGGGCAGTTCTACGACGCGGTCGAGAAGGGCCTGCGGGACCTGTGCGCCGAACTGGGCGAGGAGCGGGTCTTCACCGGCGACCCCGCCCGGCAGGTCTTCGGCGGCCCGTTCGCTCACACGGCGGGCCACCTCGCCCCCGTCACCGACCTGAACACCGCACTCGCGGCGCTGGAGGAGATCGTCGAACAGGGGGAGGGCGCGGCACGCGCCGACGTCTGGGACGGGGACAAGGACCTGTTCCACCCCGGGACCAAGGCCGTCTCCCACTACTACCGGTTCCAGGAGCTCGCGGTGGGGCGCCGCTATCAGCCGGGCGACACACCGGAATCCGGTCCCACAGGCGACCCGGTGACCGTGGACCTGGCCGGAGTCCGGCCCGTGCGCCCCAACCAGCGGTTGGCGGACCACCCCGAGGGCAGCGCGATCCGCACCGCGCAAGAGACGTTCAACCAGACGTACTGCAAGATGCTGCAGATGCTGGAGCAGGCCTTCAACGGCAACCCGGCGATGCTGGGCATGTCCGTGGGCACGATGTACGCGGCCAAGGGCCAGGCGCAGAGCCTGATGGCGATGCAGGACGACGACGGCCTGGCGGCCGGCCCGACCTTTGAGTACATCGCCCCCGAAGACCGGGTCTAG
- a CDS encoding 2-phosphosulfolactate phosphatase: protein MGDWAVQSDSGIRFEWGPAGAGRLVTGTACLVIVDVLSFTTTVSVAVGQGIRVLPFWLPDGPATTAERTASRKAAASYARLFGARLAVARSAVTPDSPWSLSPAHLRRAPFVARLVLPCPNGAAIAAALSPRALVVAACLRNITAVGSWLTARGYGTPEHPVAVIAAGERWPDGTLRPALEDLLGAGALICDLHSQGAGPLSAEAAAAKATYEGTADLTRAVAAGVSGHELTAMGFAEDVAIATEEDTCTLVPVRDGDGAFAPG, encoded by the coding sequence ATGGGTGACTGGGCCGTCCAGTCCGACAGCGGGATCCGCTTCGAGTGGGGTCCGGCCGGAGCGGGGCGCCTCGTCACAGGGACCGCCTGTTTGGTCATTGTCGATGTGCTGTCCTTCACCACGACGGTGAGTGTCGCCGTCGGGCAGGGCATCCGGGTCCTCCCGTTCTGGCTGCCGGACGGCCCTGCCACCACGGCCGAGCGGACCGCATCAAGGAAGGCCGCCGCCAGCTACGCACGGCTGTTCGGTGCGCGGCTGGCCGTTGCCCGCAGTGCCGTCACACCCGACAGTCCTTGGTCCCTCTCCCCAGCCCACCTGCGCCGTGCCCCGTTCGTCGCGCGCTTGGTACTGCCGTGCCCGAACGGCGCGGCAATCGCAGCGGCCCTGTCACCGCGTGCGCTGGTGGTCGCCGCCTGTCTGCGCAACATCACCGCGGTAGGCAGCTGGCTCACCGCCCGCGGCTACGGCACGCCCGAGCATCCGGTAGCCGTGATTGCCGCGGGCGAGCGGTGGCCGGACGGCACCCTGCGCCCCGCCCTGGAAGACCTGCTCGGCGCCGGCGCCCTCATCTGCGACCTGCACTCCCAGGGCGCGGGACCGCTGTCCGCCGAGGCCGCCGCCGCGAAAGCGACCTACGAGGGCACCGCCGACCTCACCCGCGCCGTCGCCGCCGGCGTCTCCGGCCACGAGCTGACCGCGATGGGCTTCGCCGAGGACGTGGCCATCGCCACGGAGGAGGACACCTGCACCCTCGTGCCCGTGCGAGACGGCGATGGCGCCTTCGCCCCCGGCTGA
- a CDS encoding acyl-CoA-like ligand-binding transcription factor, whose amino-acid sequence MRSTETLPARKHSNYERQERIITEALAERWRDPEWQQALRLVAMVGLGTLPLAIEIWSSLERPGPLANHLDEAFAAERSELIR is encoded by the coding sequence ATGCGGTCGACGGAGACCCTTCCCGCCCGCAAGCACTCCAACTATGAGCGCCAGGAGCGGATCATCACCGAGGCCCTAGCCGAACGCTGGCGGGACCCTGAATGGCAGCAGGCACTCCGGCTGGTCGCCATGGTCGGGCTCGGCACACTGCCCCTGGCCATCGAGATCTGGAGCAGCCTGGAACGCCCTGGGCCGCTGGCCAACCATCTGGACGAGGCTTTCGCGGCAGAGCGATCCGAGTTGATCCGGTGA
- a CDS encoding ATP-binding protein, with amino-acid sequence MLLVVSELVVNVLQHPSRSPVAEVGMTVGAGQLVVSVADAEPQLPVLRPGAMGAGLQLVAELAAAYNGDVSAESAVDRDGKVVLVRFDIPS; translated from the coding sequence GTGCTCCTGGTGGTCAGCGAGCTGGTGGTAAACGTGCTGCAGCACCCGTCGCGCTCCCCGGTTGCGGAGGTGGGGATGACGGTCGGAGCGGGACAGCTGGTGGTCAGCGTCGCCGATGCCGAGCCGCAGCTTCCCGTCCTCCGGCCGGGCGCGATGGGCGCGGGCCTGCAGCTGGTGGCCGAGCTGGCCGCCGCGTACAACGGCGATGTCAGCGCGGAATCAGCCGTGGACCGTGACGGCAAGGTGGTCCTGGTCCGGTTCGACATTCCGTCGTAG
- the ilvC gene encoding ketol-acid reductoisomerase — protein MAELFYDADADLSLIQNRRVAVIGYGSQGHAHALSLRDSGADVRVGLHEGSASRAVAEEQGLRVVTVAQAAAEADVIMILVPDPLQGEIYEEHIAPHLRDGDALVFGHGFNIRYGFVKPPAGVDVCMVAPKGPGHLVRRQYEEGRGVPCLVAVEQDATGQALALALSYAKGIGGTRAGVIRTTFTEETETDLFGEQAVLAGGVSALVKAGFETLTDAGYQPEIAYFECLHELKLIVDLMYEGGLEKMRWSISETAEWGDYVTGPRIITDATRAEMKKVLAEIQDGTFAREWMAEYHGGLKRYHEYRKQDSELLLETTGKELRKLMNSVDEEA, from the coding sequence ATGGCTGAGCTGTTTTACGATGCGGACGCCGATCTGTCCCTCATCCAGAACCGCAGAGTCGCGGTCATCGGCTACGGCAGCCAGGGCCACGCCCATGCGCTGTCCCTGCGGGATTCCGGCGCCGACGTGCGCGTCGGCCTGCACGAGGGCTCCGCGTCCAGGGCCGTGGCCGAGGAGCAGGGTCTGCGGGTGGTGACGGTGGCCCAGGCCGCCGCCGAAGCCGACGTCATCATGATCCTCGTACCGGATCCCCTCCAGGGCGAGATCTACGAGGAGCACATCGCCCCGCATCTCAGGGACGGCGACGCGTTGGTCTTCGGCCACGGGTTCAACATCCGGTACGGCTTCGTCAAGCCGCCGGCCGGCGTAGATGTCTGCATGGTCGCTCCCAAGGGCCCGGGCCATCTGGTGCGCCGTCAGTACGAAGAGGGCCGCGGCGTTCCCTGTCTGGTGGCCGTCGAGCAGGATGCGACCGGTCAGGCGCTGGCGCTGGCGCTGTCCTATGCGAAAGGCATCGGCGGCACCCGTGCCGGTGTCATCAGGACGACCTTCACCGAGGAGACCGAGACGGATCTCTTCGGCGAGCAGGCCGTTCTCGCCGGCGGTGTTTCCGCCCTGGTGAAGGCCGGTTTCGAGACGCTGACCGACGCCGGCTACCAGCCGGAGATCGCGTACTTCGAGTGCCTCCACGAGCTGAAGCTCATCGTGGACCTCATGTACGAGGGCGGCCTGGAGAAGATGCGCTGGTCGATCTCGGAGACGGCCGAGTGGGGCGACTACGTCACCGGCCCGCGGATCATCACCGATGCCACCCGGGCCGAGATGAAGAAGGTCCTCGCCGAGATCCAGGACGGCACCTTCGCCCGTGAGTGGATGGCCGAGTACCACGGCGGTCTGAAGAGGTACCACGAGTACCGGAAGCAGGACTCCGAACTGCTGCTGGAGACCACCGGCAAGGAACTGCGCAAGCTCATGAACTCGGTCGACGAGGAGGCGTAG
- a CDS encoding sugar porter family MFS transporter has protein sequence MTSTAETPPSPAQAAHPTPLAHVVSIAAAAAMGGFLFGYDSSVINGAVEAIRDRYDVGSAVLAQVIAIALIGCAIGAATAGRIADRIGRIRCMQIAAVLFTVSAIGSALPFALWDLAMWRVIGGIAIGMASVIGPAYIAEVSPPAYRGRLGSFQQAAIVIGIAISQLVNWGLLNAAGGDQRGKLLGIEAWQVMLGVMVVPAVLYGLLSFAIPESPRFLISIGHHEKARRILEEVEGDRIDLDARVAEIETAMRGEERSTFADLRAGGFFFKPIVWVGIGLSIFQQFVGINVAFYYSSTLWQSVGVDPTDSFFYSFTTSIINIVGTMIAMIFVDRVGRRPLAIVGSVGMAAALALEAWAFSARSVDGELPAGQGWVALIAAHAFVLFFALSWGVIVWVMLGEMFPNRIRAAALGVAASAQWIANWAITASFPSLADWNLSGTYVIYTLFAALSIPFVLKFVKETKGKALEEMG, from the coding sequence GTGACCAGCACCGCTGAGACACCCCCGTCGCCAGCCCAGGCGGCTCACCCCACCCCTCTCGCCCACGTCGTCTCCATCGCGGCCGCGGCCGCGATGGGCGGCTTCCTCTTCGGCTACGACAGTTCCGTCATCAACGGCGCGGTCGAGGCCATCCGGGACCGGTACGACGTCGGTTCGGCGGTGCTGGCCCAGGTCATCGCCATCGCCCTGATCGGCTGTGCGATCGGCGCGGCGACCGCCGGCCGGATCGCCGACCGCATCGGCCGGATCCGCTGCATGCAGATCGCCGCGGTCCTCTTCACTGTCAGCGCCATCGGCTCCGCCCTGCCCTTCGCCCTGTGGGACCTGGCGATGTGGCGGGTCATCGGCGGGATCGCCATCGGCATGGCCTCCGTGATCGGCCCGGCCTACATTGCCGAAGTCTCCCCGCCCGCCTACCGCGGCCGGCTCGGCTCCTTCCAGCAGGCCGCCATCGTCATCGGTATCGCGATCTCCCAACTGGTCAACTGGGGCCTGCTGAACGCAGCGGGCGGCGACCAGCGGGGCAAGCTGCTGGGCATCGAGGCCTGGCAGGTCATGCTCGGCGTGATGGTGGTTCCGGCCGTGCTCTACGGACTGCTGTCCTTCGCGATACCGGAGTCCCCTCGCTTCCTGATCTCCATCGGCCATCACGAGAAGGCGCGCCGCATCCTCGAAGAGGTCGAGGGCGACAGGATCGACCTCGATGCCCGCGTCGCCGAGATTGAGACGGCCATGCGAGGGGAGGAGAGATCGACCTTCGCGGACCTGCGCGCCGGCGGCTTCTTCTTCAAGCCGATCGTCTGGGTCGGCATCGGACTGTCGATCTTCCAGCAGTTCGTCGGCATCAACGTCGCGTTCTACTACTCCTCGACGCTGTGGCAGTCCGTCGGCGTCGACCCGACCGACTCGTTCTTCTACTCGTTCACGACGTCGATCATCAACATCGTCGGCACGATGATCGCGATGATCTTCGTCGACCGGGTCGGGCGCAGGCCGCTGGCCATCGTCGGCTCGGTCGGCATGGCCGCCGCCCTGGCGCTGGAGGCGTGGGCGTTCTCCGCCCGCTCGGTCGACGGCGAACTTCCGGCCGGCCAGGGATGGGTCGCCCTGATAGCCGCCCACGCCTTCGTCCTCTTCTTCGCCCTTTCCTGGGGCGTCATCGTCTGGGTCATGCTCGGCGAGATGTTCCCCAACCGGATCCGCGCCGCCGCCCTCGGAGTCGCCGCCTCCGCGCAGTGGATCGCCAACTGGGCCATCACGGCGAGCTTCCCTTCGCTGGCCGACTGGAACCTCTCCGGCACGTACGTGATCTACACGCTCTTCGCCGCGCTATCCATTCCCTTCGTCCTGAAGTTCGTCAAGGAGACGAAGGGCAAGGCACTCGAGGAAATGGGCTGA
- a CDS encoding ArsR/SmtB family transcription factor has protein sequence MPVPLYEAKAEFFRMLGHPVRIRVLELLQGGPKPVRDLLAAIEVEPSNLSQQLAVLRRSGIVTATRSGSTVVYELAGGDVAELLAAARRILSVLLAGRQDLLEELRAAEPAR, from the coding sequence ATGCCGGTTCCGCTGTATGAGGCGAAGGCGGAGTTCTTCCGGATGCTGGGCCATCCGGTGCGGATAAGGGTGCTGGAGCTGCTGCAGGGCGGGCCGAAGCCGGTGCGTGACCTGCTAGCGGCGATCGAGGTCGAGCCGTCGAACCTGTCGCAGCAGTTGGCGGTGCTGCGCCGTTCCGGGATCGTCACTGCCACCCGCAGCGGGTCAACGGTGGTGTACGAACTGGCGGGCGGGGACGTGGCCGAGCTGCTGGCCGCCGCCCGCCGGATCCTGTCCGTCCTGCTGGCAGGCCGACAGGACCTGCTGGAGGAGCTGCGTGCTGCGGAGCCTGCGCGGTGA
- a CDS encoding ArsR/SmtB family transcription factor encodes MSTPLYQLKAEFFKTLGHPARIRVLELLSEREHAVAEMLPEVGIEPAHLSQQLAVLRRANLVVTRKEGSTVYYSLTSPHVAELLRVARTILSGVLAGQAELLADLQTTQAEVKPPS; translated from the coding sequence ATGAGCACACCGCTGTACCAACTGAAGGCCGAGTTCTTCAAAACCCTCGGCCACCCGGCGCGCATCCGGGTCCTGGAGCTGCTGAGTGAGCGCGAGCACGCAGTCGCGGAGATGCTGCCCGAAGTGGGCATCGAGCCGGCCCACCTGTCGCAGCAGCTCGCGGTACTGCGCCGTGCGAATCTCGTGGTGACCCGCAAGGAAGGCTCGACCGTCTACTACTCGCTGACCAGCCCGCACGTGGCAGAGCTGCTGCGGGTGGCGCGCACCATCCTGTCCGGCGTGCTCGCCGGACAGGCCGAGCTGCTCGCCGATCTACAGACCACCCAGGCGGAGGTGAAACCGCCGTCCTAG